In Lathamus discolor isolate bLatDis1 chromosome 1, bLatDis1.hap1, whole genome shotgun sequence, the following are encoded in one genomic region:
- the LOC136006746 gene encoding struthiocalcin-2-like, whose protein sequence is MGPTRTLGLLSCLLLLPRLHGQDVAACAWGWVSFQDGCYRVFCEELSWTQAEAFCRRFGAEAHLASVHSSAEHRTIATMLGSGPCDSDEDDEDSSSGGLWIGLHRPAGSHRWHWSDSSELDYGSWHQAPAAEKRTCAALQDTGDLKPWFSDSCAKRKPFVCKCSA, encoded by the exons ATGGGCCCCACCAGGACACTGGGGCTGCTgagctgcctcctgctgctgccccggcTGCACG GGCAGGACGTGGCCGCCTGTGCCTGGGGCTGGGTGTCCTTCCAGGACGGGTGCTACCGGGTGTTCTGTGAGGAGCTCAGCTGGACACAGGCAGAG GCCTTCTGCCGGCGCTTCGGGGCTGAGGCTCACCTGGCGTCGGTGCACAGCTCCGCGGAGCACCGCACCATCGCCACCATGCTGGGCTCCGGCCCCTGCGACAGCGACGAGGACGACGAGGACAGCAGCAGCGGTGGCCTCTGGATCGGGCTGCACCGTCCAGCGGGG AGCCACCGCTGGCACTGGTCCGACAGCTCCGAGCTGGACTATGGCTCCTGGCACCAGGCGCCCGCCGCCGAGAAGAGAACTTGCGCCGCCCTGCAGGACACGGGCG ATCTCAAGCCCTGGTTCAGCGACTCCTGTGCCAAAAGGAAACCTTTTGTCTGCAAGTGCAGCGCCTAA
- the LOC136006721 gene encoding C-type Lectin CRL-like: protein MRSGPRLPPRLLGCLLLAACLGGCLGAPPAPATVQGGVAASCPQNWRYFRGYCYGFFQQQLKWAEAEAECERYGPMGHLASIHSQGTGRVLAAYLQSQSQAAGNIWIGLHDEEHSRQWKWSDNSALDFTHWAPGQPNNMWDNEDCVVLHYLSGFKLWHDYPCDRKFSFVCQHRL from the exons ATGCGCTCAGGGCCCCGGCTCCCGCCTCGCCTGCTCGGCTGCCTGCTCCTCGCTGCCTGCCTGGGAG GGTGCCTGGGTGCCCCCCCGGCCCCTGCCACTGTGCAGGGGGGGGTCGCAGCCTCCTGCCCCCAGAACTGGCGCTACTTCAGGGGCTATTGCTATGGgttcttccagcagcagctgaagtggGCCGAGGCTGAG GCTGAGTGCGAGCGCTACGGGCCCATGGGGCACTTGGCCTCCATCCACAGCCAAGGCACCGGCCGCGTCCTGGCCGCGTACCTGCAGAGCCAGAGCCAAGCCGCAGGCAACATCTGGATCGGGCTCCATGACGAGGAGCAC TCCCGGCAGTGGAAGTGGTCGGATAACTCAGCCTTAGACTTCACCCACTGGGCCCCGGGACAGCCCAACAACATGTGGGACAACGAGGACTGTGTGGTGCTGCACTACCTCTCGG GTTTCAAGCTGTGGCACGACTACCCCTGCGACAGGAAGTTCTCCTTCGTGTGCCAGCACCGGCTCTGA
- the LOC136006734 gene encoding dromaiocalcin-1-like, giving the protein MGPAALLGLCLIGCLVLSPRLQGVQAGPCPREWLSLGGHCYGYFGQELSWRRAEAWCKAARGGGHLASLHTPEEHRALAAFISRSQHQQRHRHQHPQREEEDDDDNVWIGLYRRGQAWSWVDGSRRRYSAWDGDDGAAGPRCAALEDAAGFMSWDIESCSERKPFLCKYAA; this is encoded by the exons ATGGGACCCGCGGCTCTCCTGGGGCTCTGCCTGATCGGCTGCCTGGTGCTGAGCCCCCGGCTGCAAG GGGTGCAGGCGGGGCCGTGCCCGCGCGAGTGGCTGTCGCTGGGGGGGCACTGCTATGGGTACTTcgggcaggagctgagctggcGCCGGGCAGAG GCCTGGTGCAAGGCTGCCCGCGGCGGGGGGCACTTGGCCTCGCTGCACACCCCCGAGGAGCACCGGGCGCTGGCGGCCTTCATCAGCCGGAGTCAGCACCAGCAGCGGCACCGGCACCAGCACCCGCAGCGCGAGGAGGAGGACGATGATGACAACGTCTGGATTGGCCTCTACCGGCGG GGCCAGGCCTGGTCCTGGGTGGACGGGTCCCGGCGGCGCTACTCGGCCTGGGACGGGGACGAcggggccgcggggccgcgCTGCGCCGCGCTGGAGGATGCGGCCG GTTTCATGTCCTGGGACATCGAGTCCTGCAGCGAGAGGAAACCCTTCCTCTGCAAATACGCGGCCTAA
- the CPT1B gene encoding carnitine O-palmitoyltransferase 1, muscle isoform isoform X2 — protein MAEAHQAVAFQFTVTPEGLDLRLSREAVRQLCLAAAHAWKKRLVQAKNTFLSGVYPASPSSWVLVVMATAGSVYCQVDPSRGLITRIQHYLPQSRFLSPSGHEVLSAALFGTGVWLGTVLLFRRALRLLLTYHGWMFEPHGRLSRRTRVWMVMMKVLSFRKPLLYSFQTSLPKLPVPPVQATITRYLESVRPLMDNEKYNKMETLAKEFKETIAPRLQKYLILKSWWTTNYVSDWWEEYIYLRGRSPIMVNSNYYAMDFLYVTPSHIQAARAGNAVHAMILYRRKLDRGELPPLMALGIVPMCSSQSERMFNTTRIPGKETDQLVHLGDSRHVAVYHRGRFYRLWLYKGAQLLPPCDLQLQFQRILDDPSGPQPGEERLAALTAGERKAWAEARARFFSHGPNKASLDAIERAAFFVTLDEEAHGAAPRREGCMDAYAKSLLHGRCYDRWFDKSFTLVVYSNGKLGANAEHSWADAPVIGHLWEFMLGTDRFELGYTEDGHCKGEPNTMLPPPQRLQWNIPEECCAAIERSYLLARALAEDVDFHVFHFSDFGKGLIKRCRTSPDAFIQISLQLAHFRDKGQFCLTYEASMTRLFRDGRTETVRSCTAESTAFVRSMADPAQSRAERQRLFRLAAEKHQLMYRLAMTGAGIDRHLFCLYLMSRYLGLQSPFLAQVLSEPWRLSTSQTPQQQLNMFDLNKFPDHVSTGGGFGPVADDGYGVSYMIAGENLINFHVSSKFSSPETDSKRFGRHIRQAMLDVAELFDKPK, from the exons ATGGCGGAGGCCCACCAGGCCGTCGCGTTCCAGTTCACGGTCACACCCGAGGGCCTTGACCTGCGGCTGAGCCGCGAGGCCGTGCGGCAGCTCTGCCTCGCTGCCGCGCACGCGTGGAAGAAGCGCCTCGTGCAGGCCAAG AACACGTTCCTGAGTGGGGTGTACCCGGCCTCCCCGTCCAGCTGGGTGCTCGTGGTCATGGCCACTGCGGGCTCCGTCTACTGCCAGGTCGACCCCTCCCGGGGACTCATCACCCGCATCCAGCACTACCTGCCCCAGAG CCGGTTCCTGAGCCCCAGCGGGCACGAGGTGCTGAGTGCGGCCCTGTTCGGCACCGGCGTGTGGCTGGGCACGGTGCTGCTGTTCCGCCGCGCCCTGCGCCTGCTCCTGACCTACCATGGGTGGATGTTCGAGCCCCACGGCCGCCTCAGCCGCCGCACCCGCGTCTGGATG GTGATGATGAAGGTGTTGTCCTTCCGCAAGCCGCTGCTCTACAGCTTCCAGACCTCACTGCCCAAACTGCCTGTGCCCCCTGTGCAGGCCACCATCACCCGT TACCTGGAGTCGGTGCGGCCACTGATGGACAATGAGAAGTACAACAAGATGGAGACATTGGCCAAGGAGTTCAAGGAGACGATCGCGCCGCGGCTGCAGAAGTACCTGATCCTCAAGTCCTGGTGGACAACCAACTAT GTCAGTGACTGGTGGGAGGAATACATCTACCTGCGCGGCCGCAGCCCCATCATGGTCAACAGCAACTACTACGCCATG GATTTCCTGTACGTGACCCCCAGCCACATCCAGGCTGCGCGCGCCGGGAATGCCGTTCACGCCATGATCCTGTACCGCCGCAAGCTGGACCGCGGCGAGCTGCCCCCC CTGATGGCGCTGGGCATCGTCCCCATGTGCTCCTCCCAGTCAGAGCGAATGTTCAACACCACCCGCATCCCGGGCAAGGAGACTG ACCAGCTGGTGCACCTCGGGGACAGCCGGCACGTGGCCGTGTACCACCGCGGGCGCTTCTACCGGCTGTGGCTGTACAAGGGGGCACAGCTGCTGCCGCCCTGCGATCTCCAGCTCCAGTTCCAGCGCATCCTGGATGATCCCTCGGGACCGCAGCCGGGCGAGGAGCGGCTGGCGGCGCTCACCGCGGGGGAGag GAAAGCGTGGGCCGAGGCGCGCGCGCGGTTCTTCAGCCACGGCCCCAACAAGGCGTCGCTGGACGCCATCGAGCGCGCCGCCTTCTTCGTGACGCTGGACGAGGAGGCGCACGGCGCGGCGCCGCGGCGTGAGGGCTGCATGGACGCCTACGCCAAGTCCCTGCTGCACGGCCGCTGCTACGACCGCTGGTTCGACAAGTCCTTCACCCTCGTGGTCTACAGCAACGGGAAGCTGGGCGCCAACGCCGAGCACTCCTGGGCCGACGCGCCCGTCATCGGCCACCTCTGGGAG TTCATGCTGGGCACAGACCGGTTCGAGCTGGGCTACACGGAGGATGGGCACTGCAAGGGGGAGCCCAACACAATGCTGCCCCCCCCGCAGCGCCTGCAGTGGAACATCCCAGAGGAG TGCTGTGCGGCCATCGAGCGCTCGTACCTGCTGGCGCGGGCACTGGCTGAGGACGTGGACTTCCACGTGTTCCATTTCTCGGACTTCGGGAAGGGGCTCATCAAGCGATGCCGGACCAGCCCCGACGCCTTCATCCAGATCAGCCTCCAGCTCGCCCACTTCCGC GACAAGGGCCAGTTCTGCCTGACGTACGAGGCGTCCATGACGCGGCTGTTCCGCGATGGCCGCACCGAGACCGTGCGCTCCTGCACCGCCGAGTCCACGGCCTTCGTGCGCAGCATGGCCGACCCCGCGCAGAGC CGCGCGGAGCGGCAGCGGCTGTTCCGGCTGGCGGCAGAGAAGCACCAGCTCATGTACCGCTTGGCCATGACCGGCGCCGGCATCGACCGACACCTCTTCTGCCTCTACCTGATGTCACGGTACCTGGGGCTGCAGTCGCCCTTCCTCGCCCAG GTGCTGTCGGAGCCGTGGCGTCTCTCCACCAGCCAGacccctcagcagcagctcaacaTGTTCGACCTCAACAAGTTCCCCGACCACGTCTCCACCGGCGGCGGCTTCGGGCCT GTGGCGGATGACGGTTATGGTGTCTCCTACATGATAGCTGGGGAAAACCTGATCAACTTCCACGTGTCCAGCAAGTTCTCGAGTCCTGAGACG GACTCGAAGCGCTTCGGCAGGCACATCCGTCAGGCCATGCTGGACGTCGCAGAGCTCTTTGACAAGCCCAAGTGA
- the CPT1B gene encoding carnitine O-palmitoyltransferase 1, muscle isoform isoform X1 — protein sequence MPGSPCVPVPTWHAPAAGAMAEAHQAVAFQFTVTPEGLDLRLSREAVRQLCLAAAHAWKKRLVQAKNTFLSGVYPASPSSWVLVVMATAGSVYCQVDPSRGLITRIQHYLPQSRFLSPSGHEVLSAALFGTGVWLGTVLLFRRALRLLLTYHGWMFEPHGRLSRRTRVWMVMMKVLSFRKPLLYSFQTSLPKLPVPPVQATITRYLESVRPLMDNEKYNKMETLAKEFKETIAPRLQKYLILKSWWTTNYVSDWWEEYIYLRGRSPIMVNSNYYAMDFLYVTPSHIQAARAGNAVHAMILYRRKLDRGELPPLMALGIVPMCSSQSERMFNTTRIPGKETDQLVHLGDSRHVAVYHRGRFYRLWLYKGAQLLPPCDLQLQFQRILDDPSGPQPGEERLAALTAGERKAWAEARARFFSHGPNKASLDAIERAAFFVTLDEEAHGAAPRREGCMDAYAKSLLHGRCYDRWFDKSFTLVVYSNGKLGANAEHSWADAPVIGHLWEFMLGTDRFELGYTEDGHCKGEPNTMLPPPQRLQWNIPEECCAAIERSYLLARALAEDVDFHVFHFSDFGKGLIKRCRTSPDAFIQISLQLAHFRDKGQFCLTYEASMTRLFRDGRTETVRSCTAESTAFVRSMADPAQSRAERQRLFRLAAEKHQLMYRLAMTGAGIDRHLFCLYLMSRYLGLQSPFLAQVLSEPWRLSTSQTPQQQLNMFDLNKFPDHVSTGGGFGPVADDGYGVSYMIAGENLINFHVSSKFSSPETDSKRFGRHIRQAMLDVAELFDKPK from the exons ATGCCCGGGTCCCCGTGTGTCCCCGTGCCCACGTGGCACGCTCCTGCCGCAGGCGCCATGGCGGAGGCCCACCAGGCCGTCGCGTTCCAGTTCACGGTCACACCCGAGGGCCTTGACCTGCGGCTGAGCCGCGAGGCCGTGCGGCAGCTCTGCCTCGCTGCCGCGCACGCGTGGAAGAAGCGCCTCGTGCAGGCCAAG AACACGTTCCTGAGTGGGGTGTACCCGGCCTCCCCGTCCAGCTGGGTGCTCGTGGTCATGGCCACTGCGGGCTCCGTCTACTGCCAGGTCGACCCCTCCCGGGGACTCATCACCCGCATCCAGCACTACCTGCCCCAGAG CCGGTTCCTGAGCCCCAGCGGGCACGAGGTGCTGAGTGCGGCCCTGTTCGGCACCGGCGTGTGGCTGGGCACGGTGCTGCTGTTCCGCCGCGCCCTGCGCCTGCTCCTGACCTACCATGGGTGGATGTTCGAGCCCCACGGCCGCCTCAGCCGCCGCACCCGCGTCTGGATG GTGATGATGAAGGTGTTGTCCTTCCGCAAGCCGCTGCTCTACAGCTTCCAGACCTCACTGCCCAAACTGCCTGTGCCCCCTGTGCAGGCCACCATCACCCGT TACCTGGAGTCGGTGCGGCCACTGATGGACAATGAGAAGTACAACAAGATGGAGACATTGGCCAAGGAGTTCAAGGAGACGATCGCGCCGCGGCTGCAGAAGTACCTGATCCTCAAGTCCTGGTGGACAACCAACTAT GTCAGTGACTGGTGGGAGGAATACATCTACCTGCGCGGCCGCAGCCCCATCATGGTCAACAGCAACTACTACGCCATG GATTTCCTGTACGTGACCCCCAGCCACATCCAGGCTGCGCGCGCCGGGAATGCCGTTCACGCCATGATCCTGTACCGCCGCAAGCTGGACCGCGGCGAGCTGCCCCCC CTGATGGCGCTGGGCATCGTCCCCATGTGCTCCTCCCAGTCAGAGCGAATGTTCAACACCACCCGCATCCCGGGCAAGGAGACTG ACCAGCTGGTGCACCTCGGGGACAGCCGGCACGTGGCCGTGTACCACCGCGGGCGCTTCTACCGGCTGTGGCTGTACAAGGGGGCACAGCTGCTGCCGCCCTGCGATCTCCAGCTCCAGTTCCAGCGCATCCTGGATGATCCCTCGGGACCGCAGCCGGGCGAGGAGCGGCTGGCGGCGCTCACCGCGGGGGAGag GAAAGCGTGGGCCGAGGCGCGCGCGCGGTTCTTCAGCCACGGCCCCAACAAGGCGTCGCTGGACGCCATCGAGCGCGCCGCCTTCTTCGTGACGCTGGACGAGGAGGCGCACGGCGCGGCGCCGCGGCGTGAGGGCTGCATGGACGCCTACGCCAAGTCCCTGCTGCACGGCCGCTGCTACGACCGCTGGTTCGACAAGTCCTTCACCCTCGTGGTCTACAGCAACGGGAAGCTGGGCGCCAACGCCGAGCACTCCTGGGCCGACGCGCCCGTCATCGGCCACCTCTGGGAG TTCATGCTGGGCACAGACCGGTTCGAGCTGGGCTACACGGAGGATGGGCACTGCAAGGGGGAGCCCAACACAATGCTGCCCCCCCCGCAGCGCCTGCAGTGGAACATCCCAGAGGAG TGCTGTGCGGCCATCGAGCGCTCGTACCTGCTGGCGCGGGCACTGGCTGAGGACGTGGACTTCCACGTGTTCCATTTCTCGGACTTCGGGAAGGGGCTCATCAAGCGATGCCGGACCAGCCCCGACGCCTTCATCCAGATCAGCCTCCAGCTCGCCCACTTCCGC GACAAGGGCCAGTTCTGCCTGACGTACGAGGCGTCCATGACGCGGCTGTTCCGCGATGGCCGCACCGAGACCGTGCGCTCCTGCACCGCCGAGTCCACGGCCTTCGTGCGCAGCATGGCCGACCCCGCGCAGAGC CGCGCGGAGCGGCAGCGGCTGTTCCGGCTGGCGGCAGAGAAGCACCAGCTCATGTACCGCTTGGCCATGACCGGCGCCGGCATCGACCGACACCTCTTCTGCCTCTACCTGATGTCACGGTACCTGGGGCTGCAGTCGCCCTTCCTCGCCCAG GTGCTGTCGGAGCCGTGGCGTCTCTCCACCAGCCAGacccctcagcagcagctcaacaTGTTCGACCTCAACAAGTTCCCCGACCACGTCTCCACCGGCGGCGGCTTCGGGCCT GTGGCGGATGACGGTTATGGTGTCTCCTACATGATAGCTGGGGAAAACCTGATCAACTTCCACGTGTCCAGCAAGTTCTCGAGTCCTGAGACG GACTCGAAGCGCTTCGGCAGGCACATCCGTCAGGCCATGCTGGACGTCGCAGAGCTCTTTGACAAGCCCAAGTGA